From Pseudomonadota bacterium:
ACTCAAGGCGCGGCCGACGCGAATATCGTCCACCACGCCCGCCACTTCGCGAGACAGGTCTAGGTGGAACTGTTGCGCGCGCTTCATTTCGCGGCGGAAGCGGCGGGGCGAACGATAGAAGTCTGGCCGGACCTTGATCGGCACCGAGCTGATGCCATAGAGATCCTGGTCTTTACCCAGCCGGCGATTCGGCGTGGGGATGTTCAGCAGCTCTGCGCTGGTGTCTTCAACCTCGGTGGCCTGGCGCCAAGGCCGGTTGAGCGCCGAACCGGCTTTCGGCGGCACGCCACGTAGGACGTCAACGTAGACAAACTGGCAATATTTACGCAGGGCGGCGATATCACGTTCGCCGCGGACGACAAAACCCTGGAAGGGAAACGGTGTGGACAGCCATGGCCGATCAAGCTGGCACACATACATGCCTTTGATCAGGTTTTCGACTTCAACTTGGACCTGTTCTGTCCGCACTGCTTCCTTACTCTCCCTTTGCTAGCGGCGTGTCCCTCGACGATCGCCAATTCGCCGACACCTTCGCCTCCCTACCATAGGATCGAACGGGTGTTCGGTTCTGCGAACTGGATCACAACCGCGCCGCCCTCAAGCGGCAATTCTGCTCTCGGCTCCCTGCCGAGCGCACGGCCGACGCCCTCACTGGCTGGCCACGAAAGAGCGGTTATCGACATCTTCCATGTCTGCCTTTACCGCATCTCCCGGGAAAAAGGTAACCTATCTATCCGTGCTCGTCTATCGACGGGAGCGCCCAAGTTGCTGAATTAACATTGGTTTAACGATCTTGAAACACGCTTTTGCTTTCGCGGCCGCCGTATTGGTCGCCGTACTCACGCTCGTTGCCCCGGCAGGCCTGCTGGCAAGCCAGGTGGTCGACGTGCTGACCGTTGAGGATGGCCTGCCCGCCAACGCGGTCACCGCGCTGGCCCAAGACGCAGAAGGGTTCCTGTGGATCGGCAGCAGCGACGGGCTGGCACGCTTTGACGGGACGGACTTCACCCTGTTTCGTAACGATCCGTCCGACCCCGGTTCGCTGCCGGGCAACGGGGTGCAGGCGCTGCTCGTAGACCGCAGCAATCAGCTCTGGGTCGCCCTGGAGGGAGCCGGTCTGGCGGTGCTGAGCCCCGGACAACGCCGGGTGAGCAAACTCGAGCTCGACGTACCCGAGGGATCCGGCAGCTTCGACGTTTTTGCGCTTGCCGACGATCAGGCGGGAGACGTCTGGGTTGGGCTCTACAAGGCAGGCCTGCGCCGTTTTCGGGGCACGCCGCCACAGCCTGAGTCGTTTGCCGCCGCCGGGCAGCTGAGGAGTCAGACCGTCTTCGCGCTAGCCCCCGACGCTGTCGGCGGCATCTATCTCGGCACGATCGGCGACGGTCTTCAGCGCCTCGATGCGGACGGGTCACGGCTGCGACCGAGCCGCCTGGCGGCAAAGAATATCTGGGCGCTGGCGACTCAAGGTGGGCTGCTCCGGGTGGCGCCTGAAGGGCAGGCGGGCACCTTCGACTTTGAGGGCGGACAGTTTGCCGCGCTGCCACCGTTGGCCAATCAGGTCACCACGATCGCACCGCTGGCTGACGGCCGCGCCTGGCTGGGGAGTTACGCCGGTCTGGCGCTGGTGGACCCCGACTGGCAGTCGATCAGCCGAACGCTGTCCGCGCAGCCCGCGCTGCGCGACGCGCTGCCCAGCAACCAGGTCAATGCTTTACTGCTCGATCGGGAAGGCTCCCTGTGGATCGGCACCAGCGACGGTTTGGCCCGGCTGCCCGCGGGCTGGGACAACTTCACGCTGTATCGCCATGACCCGTTGGCGGATCAATCCATCAGCGCCAGCCCGAGGGTGGCGGTAGGGACGGCGACATCGATCTGGGTCGGCGGGGTGTCCGGCTGGCTGGATCGCATCGATCGCGCGAGCGGTCTGGCGCAGCGGCTCGCGAGGCCTGAACGCGAGGGGATGCCGACCACCGGCGGCGTATGGTCGATTCTCGCGGAAAGTGACGAGCGGCTGTGGCTCGGTCTGACCGGCGGCGTGGCGCGCTTTGAGCCGTCAACCTCGGCACTGCGGTTTGTGCCGGTTGCGCCTCGGGAAAACGCCAGCGGACCGGTGCGCGTTGAACACATTGCGCGCGACCGCCGCGGCAACCTCTGGCTCGGCGCGACCGAACGCGGGCTGCTGCGGCTCGATGCCGAATCGCTGACGCTGGAGGATTTCAGCGACCGCATCAGCGGCGCTTTTGTAGAGCAGCTCTCACTGGCGCCGGACGGCACGCTCTGGATTGCCAGCGACGGGGGACTCGATCAGCTGGATCCGCAGCGCGGGACGGTGGCCGCGATGCTGCCGAGCGGTGAATACACCCTGAGCTTGGCACACGGTCTGAATCAGGACCTCTGGGTGGGTCACCTGGACGGGCTCGTGCATTATCAGAAAACCGCCGGCGGGCTCGAACGCGTCAGGCAATTCACCGAGGCGCAGGGTATACCTCAGATCCGCTTCGGAGGGATTGCCGTTGATACCAGCGGGGACGTTTGGCTGACCAGCCAGCGGGGCCTGTTTCGCTACCGGCCGGCGAGTGGCCTGACGCAGTCCTTTGGCCGCCCAGACGGGCTCGTCAGCAATGAGTTTCGCGAGCGCCCGCTGTCCCGGATGGCCGGTGGTGAGCTGCTCGCCACCAGCGCGCGGGGCATCCTGGCCTTTGATCCGCTGCAGGTGTCGGTGACCGGGTCACCGCCGCCGGTGGTCATCACCGAGGTACGGGTAGCCAATCAGCCCGTCATGCGGCTTGAAGAGGCATGGCAGACCATCGCGCTGGAACATTCGGGCGGCGATATATCGTTTCATTTCGCGGGCCTGTCGCTGGTCAATCCGGCGGCCAACCAGTACGCCTATCAACTGGAGGGGCTCGACGAAAACTGGATCTACGCGGGAAATGCTCGCTCCAGGACCTATAACAATCTAGCGCCGGGAAACTATCGGTTTATGGTTAAGGCGGCGGACGCCCGCGGTTTTTGGAACGAAACGCCGGCGACGCTCGCGCTGAGTGTTCCCTATCCGCCGTGGCGGACCGGCTGGGCTTATCTTGGTTACGTGCTCGGTGGATTGGGGCTGCTGGCCTGGTCCGGCCTGGGTTTTCGCCAGCGGCTTCGGCGTGGCCACGAGCTCGATCGCGCCCGCGAGCGCCAAACCTGGGCGGAAACCCAGCGCGACATGACGCTGTCGCTCACCTCTTCGCTGGAGGTGACAGAAATCCTCAAGCGACTGCTGCGTGGACTGTCGGAGGTGGTCAAATCCGACCGCGCTGTGGTCAGCGTCGACTGCGCTGGGCTGCCCCGAGCGCAGGTACACGACGGTTACCGCGCCGCGGACCTGCCAAACTTTCGGGACATCCGAAACACGATCC
This genomic window contains:
- a CDS encoding ATP-binding protein, with the protein product MKHAFAFAAAVLVAVLTLVAPAGLLASQVVDVLTVEDGLPANAVTALAQDAEGFLWIGSSDGLARFDGTDFTLFRNDPSDPGSLPGNGVQALLVDRSNQLWVALEGAGLAVLSPGQRRVSKLELDVPEGSGSFDVFALADDQAGDVWVGLYKAGLRRFRGTPPQPESFAAAGQLRSQTVFALAPDAVGGIYLGTIGDGLQRLDADGSRLRPSRLAAKNIWALATQGGLLRVAPEGQAGTFDFEGGQFAALPPLANQVTTIAPLADGRAWLGSYAGLALVDPDWQSISRTLSAQPALRDALPSNQVNALLLDREGSLWIGTSDGLARLPAGWDNFTLYRHDPLADQSISASPRVAVGTATSIWVGGVSGWLDRIDRASGLAQRLARPEREGMPTTGGVWSILAESDERLWLGLTGGVARFEPSTSALRFVPVAPRENASGPVRVEHIARDRRGNLWLGATERGLLRLDAESLTLEDFSDRISGAFVEQLSLAPDGTLWIASDGGLDQLDPQRGTVAAMLPSGEYTLSLAHGLNQDLWVGHLDGLVHYQKTAGGLERVRQFTEAQGIPQIRFGGIAVDTSGDVWLTSQRGLFRYRPASGLTQSFGRPDGLVSNEFRERPLSRMAGGELLATSARGILAFDPLQVSVTGSPPPVVITEVRVANQPVMRLEEAWQTIALEHSGGDISFHFAGLSLVNPAANQYAYQLEGLDENWIYAGNARSRTYNNLAPGNYRFMVKAADARGFWNETPATLALSVPYPPWRTGWAYLGYVLGGLGLLAWSGLGFRQRLRRGHELDRARERQTWAETQRDMTLSLTSSLEVTEILKRLLRGLSEVVKSDRAVVSVDCAGLPRAQVHDGYRAADLPNFRDIRNTILQLSQPAVDEPTTLSAMGQLGGSITVPVAAGDRVMGVVTLNREDAQGYVERDRMMAATYARQAGVALENARLFREVKKLADEAESANQAKSDFLAKMSHEIRTPMNGVLGMTEMLLETSLSGDQRNYAQAVQDSGNVLLNIINDILDLSKIEAGRLELETIDVHLGQLVEQTVKLFSGAAAKKGIELGYLIDPNLNRHFLGDPVRIRQVLMNLLNNALKFTERGRVRVDVSPGADNTVRFVVKDTGIGMDTGAYRQLFQPFTQADQSTSRRYGGTGLGLAICRQLVDKMGGSIDAVTKPGHGSLFWFELPLAQVREAVEPRLPGTDWLEQGYCLLLMRPSIAREAILAFLTHQRIKVEVSTGSPAEPLPASPPVLIIAQAAAWSAELARQLAKPHQPIGVLWVVDDGQAPSLPAGLKLAGNPLRPPVFESELMLRLMEASTDSAPPAAASETPVASGKHLLVVEDNPMNQAVVLEMLDGLGHTVDVVDSAPECLSQLASTRYDLILMDCELPGQDGIELTRTLRRDTRPHVARLPIVALTAHAGADYHRRCMDAGMDAFLDKPISKARLRDALEAALGGTRRPDAETGSAPDTA